From the genome of Chelmon rostratus isolate fCheRos1 chromosome 1, fCheRos1.pri, whole genome shotgun sequence, one region includes:
- the sh2d7 gene encoding SH2 domain-containing protein 7, whose product MEEKSGVDPHMEASEGGLKELVLRWFTETQAPLILNNGNFPDWFQGFAARKDTEDLLRDKALGCFLIRLSDKAIGYILSYKGHDRCRHFVITQNQEGQFVIAGDCQPYGSLTELIEYYKVSPIQPFGECLTSSCYEVNTGELYDVVNYKTKEKPGVSVQALRTLWDQKPDHRGNPGNNLRIRQQSEALTAQPPALPPKSKSRKLTGAVSVDTMSLSQGVPPVPKRGVPLGLSLSGSLPDTSHPRDAEPGRAERLRGNTNPALMSDSFNTADTSYPGDLCPGITYSELTQVESRSRSLPRLNNSSMEEEEEEEYSNHLSSPSFTSSASHSPAPLKRVTCHTYSLHDPRDGSRPSSSRSERQGDDVETSRSNPLYQASEGPGSAQHGGGMYAEVPQRPTPAGLPDNTYEQIPGEAAAIQGNTYESVEDMKTKKTKSTWGKNNVNWKKFLPDYKRK is encoded by the exons ATGGAGGAGAAGTCCGGCGTTGACCCCCACATGGAGGCATCGGAAGGAGGCCTGAAGGAGCTGGTGCTGAGGTGGTTCACTGAGACACAGGCGCCGCTCATCCTCAACAACGGAAACTTCCCGGACTGGTTTCAGGGCTTTGCTGCAAGAAA GGACACTGAAGATCTGCTGAGAGATAAAGCTCTGGGCTGTTTTCTCATCCGCCTCAGTGATAAAGCCATCGGATACATCCTGTCCTACAA GGGCCACGACAGGTGCCGTCATTTTGTCATCACCCAGAATCAAGAAGGACAGTTCGTCATAGCGGGAGACTGTCAGCCATACGGCAGTCTGACGGAGCTGATCGAGTATTACAAAGTCAGCCCTATCCAGCCCTTTGGAGAGTGCCTGACCTCCAGTTGTTACGAG GTAAACACAGGTGAGCTGTATGATGTGGTGAATTACAAAACCAAAGAGAAGCCTGGAGTGAGTGTCCAAGCTCTGCGGACTCTGTGGGACCAGAAACCCGATCATCGCGGCAACCCTGGCAATAATCTGAGGATTCGGCAGCAAAGTGAGGCTTTGACAGCGCAGCCACCTGCACTGCCACCTAAATCCAAAAGCAGGAAGCTGACGGGAGCAGTGTCTGTGGACACAATGTCCCTCTCACAG GGTGTCCCTCCAGTCCCAAAGAGAGGTGTTCCTCTGGGCTTGTCCCTGAGCGGATCTTTGCCTGACACGTCACATCCAAGAGATGCTGAgccaggcagagcagagagactgagaggaaacacaaacccAGCGCTGATGTCTGACTCCTTTAATACCGCTGACACAAGCTATCCAGGTGATCTTTGTCCAGGGATCACGTACTCTGAGCTGACGCAGGTGGAGAGCAGAAGCAGATCTCTACCACGactgaacaacagcagcatggaggaggaggaggaggaggagtactCGAACCATCTCAGCAGTCCCTCCTTCACGTCCTCAGCGTCTCACTCGCCCGCTCCTCTGAAGAGGGTCACCTGTCACACCTACTCCCTCCACGACCCCAGAGACGGCTCGAGGCCGAGCAGCTCCAGGTCAGAGCGGCAGGGCGATGATGTGGAAACGTCCAGGTCCAACCCGCTGTACCAGGCCTCCGAGGGGCCCGGATCAGCTCAGCACGGAGGGGGCATGTACGCCGAGGTTCCCCAGAGACCAACGCCTGCCGGGCTGCCCGACAACACCTACGAGCAGATCCCCGGGGAGGCCGCCGCCATCCAGGGAAACACTTACGAGTCTGTGGAGGATATGAAGACCAAGAAGACCAAATCCACCTGGGGCAAAAAT AATGTGAACTGGAAGAAATTCCTTCCTGACTACAAGAGGAAATAA
- the dapk2a gene encoding death-associated protein kinase 2a, whose protein sequence is MDLFKQQRVEDFYEIGEELGSGQFAIVKQCREKSSGLDFAAKFIKKRQSMASSRGVRREEIEREVDILQQIQHPNIVTLHDVYENRTDVVLILELVSGGELFDFLAQKESLSEEEATQFIKQILEGVNYLHARKIAHFDLKPENIMLLDKNVPLPRIKLIDFGLAHKIEAGVEFKNIFGTPEFVAPEIVNYEPLGLEADMWSIGVITYILLSGASPFLGETKQDTLRNISAINYEFDDEFFCHTSELAKKFISQLLEKDKKKRLTIQDALNHPWIKSNEHKEENKAQEPKKRERRQLKTKRLREYTIKSHSSMPPNNTYVNFERFAQVVEDIDQMESSFVSLAAARDSLQEDIDAMVSIYNEKEAWYKEESEGVRHDLSQIRYEFRKVEAFKRSLQDDMQAFSSSLGAISSRFQERQNHFDALRLELSNELKWVQEVMGSFPVDGGGGGYPNCSFSTVFNNDVNEALKELLSRSCGGELLSGINLDFETGQQR, encoded by the exons aTGGATTTATTTAAACAGCAGAGAGTGGAGGATTTCTATGAGATTGGTGAAGAGTTGGGAAG CGGGCAGTTTGCCATCGTCAAGcaatgcagagagaaaagctcCGGCCTGGACTTCGCTGCCAAGTTCATCAAGAAGCGTCAGAGCATGGCCAGCTCTCGAGGCGTGAGGCGGGAGGAGATAGAGCGGGAGGTGGACATCCTGCAGCAGATTCAGCACCCCAACATCGTCACGCTGCACGACGTCTACGAGAACCGCACCGATGTGGTGCTGATCCTGGAGCT ggtcTCTGGAGGTGAACTGTTTGACTTCCTGGCACAGAAGGAGTCTCTGAGTGAGGAAGAGGCCACTCAGTTCATCAAGCAAATCCTGGAGGGGGTGAACTACCTCCACGCCAGGAAAATAGCCCACTTTGATCTCAAG cctgaaaacataatgctgCTGGACAAGAACGTGCCTTTACCGAGAATCAAGCTCATCGATTTCGGTCTCGCCCACAAGATTGAAGCTGGGGTTGAGTTCAAAAACATCTTTGGAACGCCCGAGTTTGTAG CGCCGGAGATCGTGAACTACGAGCCTCTGGGATTAGAAGCGGACATGTGGAGCATTGGGGTCATCACCTACATCCT GCTGAGTGGCGCTTCACCTTTCCTGGGGGAGACCAAACAGGACACGCTGAGGAACATTTCAGCCATAAATTATGAGTTTGACGATGAGTTCTTCTGTCACACCAGTGAGCTGGCCAAGAAGTTCATCAGCCAGCTGTTGGAGAAGGATAAGAA GAAAAGATTAACAATTCAGGATGCTCTCAATCACCCATGGATCAAG TCCAATGAGCacaaggaggaaaataaagccCAGGAGCCGAAGAAACGGGAGCGGCGCCAGCTCAAGACCAAGCGCCTGAGGGAGTACACTATCAAGTCCCACTCTAGCATGCCACCCAACAACACCTACGTGAACTTTGAGCGCTTTGCCCAGGTGGTGGAGGACATTGACCAGATGGAGAGCTCCTTCGTTAGCCTGGCAGCAGCCCGTGACTCTCTGCAAGAGGATATCGATGCCATGGTCTCTATTTACAATGAAAAGGAGGCCTGGTACAAGGAGGAGAGCGAAGGTGTGCGTCACGACCTCTCACAAATCCGCTACGAGTTCCGTAAGGTGGAGGCCTTCAAGAGGAGCCTGCAGGACGACATGCAGGCTTTCAGCTCCAGCCTCGGCGCCATCAGCAGCCGCTTCCAGGAGAGGCAGAACCACTTCGATGCGCTGCGCCTGGAGCTTAGCAATGAGCTGAAGTGGGTGCAGGAGGTGATGGGCTCGTTTCCCGTGGACGGAGGTGGTGGAGGATACCCCAACTGCAGCTTCTCCACCGTCTTCAACAACGACGTGAATGAAGCcctgaaagagctgctgagcCGCTCCtgtggaggagagctgctgtCCGGGATCAACCTGGACTTTGAAACTGGACAGCAAAGATAA
- the rab11a gene encoding ras-related protein Rab-11A, producing MGTRDDEYDYLFKVVLIGDSGVGKSNLLSRFTRNEFNLESKSTIGVEFATRSIQVDGKTVKAQIWDTAGQERYRAITSAYYRGAVGALLVYDIAKHLTYENVERWLKELRDHADSNIVIMLVGNKSDLRHLRAVPTDEARAFAEKNGLSFLETSALDSTNVETAFQTILTEIYRIVSQKQMSERQESDMSPSNNVVNIQVQPTENKPKMQCCQNI from the exons ATGGGCACTAGAGATGACGAATATGATTATTTGTTCAAAG tggtCCTCATTGGTGACTCGGGTGTGGGAAAGAGTAACCTGCTGTCCCGTTTTACCCGAAATGAGTTCAACCTGGAGAGTAAGAGCACCATCGGCGTAGAGTTTGCCACACGTAGCATCCAAGTGGATGGAAAGACGGTGAAGGCCCAGATCTGGGATACAGCCGGCCAGGAGCGCTACCGTGCCATCACATCAGC GTACTACCGTGGGGCTGTGGGGGCTCTACTGGTCTATGACATTGCCAAGCATCTAACTTATGAGAATGTGGAGCGCTGGCTGAAGGAGCTGAGAGATCACGCTGACAGCAACATCGTCATCATGCTGGTGGGCAACAAGAGCGACCTGCGTCACCTCCGGGCTGTTCCCACCGATGAGGCGCGGGCTTTTGCTG AGAAGAACGGTCTGTCTTTCCTGGAGACGTCGGCTCTGGACTCCACCAACGTCGAGACGGCCTTCCAGACCATTCTGACAG AGATCTACCGTATCGTCTCCCAGAAGCAGATGTCGGAGCGTCAGGAGAGCGACATGTCGCCCAGCAACAACGTGGTCAACATCCAGGTGCAGCCCACCGAGAACAAACCAAAGATGCAGTGCTGTCAGAACATCTAA